A window of the Halopseudomonas phragmitis genome harbors these coding sequences:
- the tsf gene encoding translation elongation factor Ts, producing MTQITAALVKELRERTGQGMMECKKALVAANGDIEKAIDDMRASGAIKAAKKAGNIAAEGSIAVKVAADNKAAVIVEVNSQTDFLALQDDFKAFVAASLDKAFEAGYTDAAPLIADQESAREALVAKTGENVNIRRLTRVEGDVVGAYLHGHRIGVLVVLEGGNEELARDVAMHVAASNPQFLDPTQVSEEAVAKEKEIFLALNADKIAGKPENIVENMVKGRINKFLAEASLVEQPFIKDPEVKVGDLAKKAGAKIVSFVRFEVGEGIEKAESDFAAEVAAQVAAAKQ from the coding sequence ATGACACAGATCACCGCAGCCCTGGTCAAAGAACTTCGCGAGCGTACCGGCCAAGGCATGATGGAGTGCAAGAAGGCCCTGGTTGCCGCCAACGGCGACATCGAGAAGGCCATCGACGATATGCGCGCTTCCGGCGCCATCAAGGCCGCCAAGAAGGCTGGCAACATTGCTGCCGAAGGCTCCATCGCTGTCAAAGTTGCCGCAGACAACAAGGCCGCTGTTATCGTTGAAGTCAACTCGCAGACCGACTTCCTGGCCCTGCAGGACGATTTCAAGGCGTTCGTTGCCGCCAGTCTGGACAAGGCTTTCGAGGCTGGTTATACCGATGCTGCACCGCTGATCGCTGACCAGGAATCTGCCCGTGAAGCTCTGGTTGCCAAGACCGGCGAGAACGTCAACATCCGTCGCCTGACCCGCGTTGAGGGTGATGTGGTTGGTGCCTATCTGCACGGTCACCGCATCGGTGTGCTGGTTGTGCTCGAGGGTGGCAATGAAGAGCTGGCGCGTGATGTCGCCATGCACGTCGCCGCTAGCAACCCGCAATTCCTTGACCCGACCCAGGTATCTGAAGAAGCCGTGGCCAAGGAAAAGGAAATCTTCCTGGCGCTGAATGCCGACAAGATCGCCGGCAAGCCGGAAAATATTGTTGAGAACATGGTCAAGGGCCGTATCAACAAGTTCCTGGCCGAAGCCAGTCTGGTTGAGCAGCCGTTCATCAAGGATCCGGAAGTCAAGGTTGGCGATCTGGCCAAGAAAGCAGGCGCCAAGATCGTTTCCTTCGTTCGCTTTGAGGTGGGTGAGGGTATCGAGAAGGCCGAGTCTGACTTCGCTGCCGAGGTGGCCGCTCAGGTTGCCGCTGCCAAGCAGTAA
- the rpsB gene encoding 30S ribosomal protein S2 translates to MTQVSMRDMLKAGAHFGHQTRYWNPKMGKYIFGARNKIHIINLEKTMPMFHEAVSFVEKLASGKNKLLFVGTKRAASKIIAEEATRAGMPYVDHRWLGGMLTNYKTIRQSIKRLRDLEAQAQDGTFAKLTKKEALMRSRDLEKLNRSLGGIKDMGGLPDAIFVIDVEHERIAITEANKLGIPVIGIVDTNSSPEGVDFVIPGNDDAIRAIKLYAAAMADAVLHGKSNAGAGDEFVEEEAPAAEASEG, encoded by the coding sequence ATGACCCAAGTCTCTATGCGTGACATGCTGAAGGCCGGTGCGCACTTCGGCCACCAGACCCGTTACTGGAACCCGAAAATGGGCAAGTACATTTTCGGCGCTCGCAACAAGATTCACATCATCAACCTGGAAAAAACCATGCCGATGTTCCATGAAGCCGTCAGCTTCGTGGAAAAACTGGCTTCCGGCAAGAACAAGCTGCTGTTCGTCGGCACCAAGCGCGCCGCCAGCAAGATCATCGCTGAAGAAGCTACCCGCGCCGGCATGCCCTATGTTGATCACCGTTGGCTGGGCGGCATGCTCACCAACTACAAGACCATCCGTCAGTCGATCAAGCGTCTGCGTGACCTGGAAGCTCAGGCTCAGGACGGCACCTTCGCCAAGCTGACCAAGAAAGAAGCGCTGATGCGTTCGCGCGATCTGGAAAAGCTGAATCGCAGCCTGGGTGGTATCAAGGATATGGGCGGTCTGCCGGACGCCATCTTCGTTATCGATGTTGAGCATGAGCGCATCGCCATTACCGAAGCCAACAAGCTGGGTATTCCGGTTATCGGCATCGTCGATACCAACAGCAGCCCTGAGGGTGTTGATTTCGTAATTCCGGGCAACGACGACGCCATTCGCGCCATCAAGCTGTATGCCGCCGCCATGGCTGACGCCGTTCTGCATGGCAAGAGCAATGCTGGTGCTGGCGACGAGTTCGTCGAAGAAGAAGCTCCGGCTGCCGAGGCCTCTGAAGGCTGA
- the map gene encoding type I methionyl aminopeptidase, whose product MTVTIKTPEDIAGMRIAGRLAAEVLEMIGEHVKPGVTTNELDRICHDYIVNVQKAIPAPLNYGAAPGRPGFPKSICTSLNHVVCHGIPNDKPLKSGDVLNIDVTVIKDGYHGDTSKMFSVGGVPEWAERLSRVTQECLYKGISVVRPGARLGDIGAIIQEHAHANHYSVVREYCGHGIGKVFHEDPQVLHYGRAGTGLELKEGMTFTIEPMINQGRPETRLLGDGWTAITKDRKLSAQWEHTILVTADGYEVLTRRQEETFQ is encoded by the coding sequence ATGACTGTAACCATCAAGACCCCGGAAGACATTGCCGGCATGCGTATCGCCGGCCGCCTGGCTGCCGAGGTGCTGGAAATGATCGGTGAGCACGTCAAGCCCGGGGTCACCACCAACGAACTGGACCGCATTTGCCATGACTATATCGTCAATGTGCAAAAAGCTATCCCAGCCCCACTCAACTATGGTGCAGCACCAGGGCGGCCAGGCTTTCCCAAGTCGATCTGCACCTCGCTCAATCACGTGGTCTGTCACGGCATTCCCAACGACAAGCCACTCAAGAGCGGCGACGTGCTGAACATCGACGTGACCGTCATCAAGGACGGCTACCACGGCGATACCAGCAAGATGTTCTCTGTCGGCGGCGTGCCGGAGTGGGCCGAGCGCCTGTCGCGGGTCACCCAGGAATGCCTCTATAAAGGCATATCGGTGGTCCGCCCAGGTGCCAGGCTTGGCGATATCGGCGCGATCATCCAGGAGCACGCCCACGCCAACCACTACAGTGTGGTGCGCGAATATTGTGGCCACGGCATCGGCAAGGTCTTCCACGAAGACCCCCAGGTACTGCATTACGGCCGCGCCGGTACCGGCCTTGAACTCAAGGAAGGCATGACCTTTACCATCGAACCGATGATCAACCAGGGACGCCCGGAAACCCGCCTGCTCGGTGACGGCTGGACCGCCATCACCAAAGACCGCAAGCTGTCGGCCCAATGGGAACACACCATTCTGGTCACCGCCGACGGCTACGAGGTTCTGACCCGTCGCCAGGAAGAGACTTTCCAGTAA
- a CDS encoding [protein-PII] uridylyltransferase: MPVDNELFDPGQFQAELALKSSPVAAFKKAIRQADSVLQSRFEGGRDIHKLIHERAWVTDQILQQAWQRLPCANDPGIALLAVGGYGRGELHPHSDIDLLILLKDSDEPFRDSIEQFLMLLWDIGLEVGQSVRNVTECAEQARADITVITNLMESRTLHGDEQLRQAMIATISAGHMWSDAEFFRAKRAEQQARHAKFNDTEYNLEPNVKSSPGGLRDIQTIGWVALRHFGTNDLRELVERGFLNEAEYTILASGRAFLWQVRFALHILAGRAEDRLLFDHQRTLARQMGYEDSDSKLAVERFMQKYFRVVMSLSELNDLLMQHFEEILLRDAEHADIQPLNSRFQIRDHYIEVTQPQVFRRTPSALLEIFLLMAQNPQIRGVRADTIRLLRDHRHLIDDAFRADIRNTSLFIELFRCKEGIHRNLRRMNRYGILGRYLPEFGKIVGQMQHDLFHIYTVDAHTLNLIKHLRKLGRPDYQEKYPLAWKIFCRLPKPDLLYMAGLYHDIAKGRGGDHSELGAVDAEAFCQRHHLPAWDTHLVSWLVENHLVMSTTAQRKDISDPQVIHDFAVQMGNQVRLDYLYVLTIADINATNPTLWNSWRASLLRQLYTETKRALRRGLDNPPDREEQIHQTQQAALDILVRNGIDEEDVQALWTQLGDDYFLRHTASDVAWHAEAIIQHPASLGPLVLIKETAQREFEGATQVFIYTPDQNDLFAATVAAMDQLNLSIQDARIITSTSRFSLDTYIVLDADGGSIGDNPERIRQIKQGLIEALSNPDDYPAIIQRRVPRQLKHFAFPPEVTIFNDPAGQHTILELSAPDRPGLLARMGRIFLDFDISVQNAKIVTLGERVDDVFVLTGADNQALSDPQLCQRLQQTIVATLSDSNGSATPRQITI; the protein is encoded by the coding sequence GTGCCTGTGGACAACGAACTTTTCGACCCCGGCCAGTTTCAGGCGGAACTGGCCCTGAAAAGCAGCCCCGTCGCTGCCTTTAAGAAAGCCATACGTCAGGCTGACAGCGTCCTGCAATCACGCTTTGAAGGCGGGCGCGACATCCACAAACTGATTCACGAGCGCGCCTGGGTCACCGACCAGATTCTCCAGCAGGCCTGGCAACGCCTGCCCTGCGCCAACGACCCGGGCATCGCCCTGCTGGCCGTCGGCGGCTATGGTCGCGGCGAACTGCATCCGCATTCGGACATTGACCTGCTGATCCTGCTCAAGGATAGCGACGAGCCCTTCCGCGACAGCATTGAGCAGTTTCTGATGCTGCTCTGGGACATCGGCCTGGAAGTTGGTCAGAGCGTGCGTAACGTGACCGAATGCGCCGAACAGGCCCGGGCCGACATCACCGTGATCACCAACCTGATGGAGTCGCGCACCCTGCATGGCGATGAGCAACTGCGCCAGGCGATGATCGCCACCATCAGCGCCGGGCACATGTGGAGTGACGCCGAATTCTTCCGCGCCAAGCGCGCCGAACAACAGGCCCGCCACGCCAAGTTCAACGACACCGAGTACAACCTCGAACCCAACGTCAAAAGCTCCCCGGGCGGGCTGCGCGATATCCAGACCATCGGCTGGGTAGCACTGCGTCACTTTGGCACCAACGATCTGCGTGAACTGGTCGAGCGCGGCTTTCTCAACGAAGCCGAGTACACCATTCTAGCATCCGGACGGGCCTTTCTCTGGCAGGTCCGCTTCGCCTTGCACATTCTCGCCGGACGCGCCGAAGATCGTCTGCTGTTCGACCACCAGCGCACCCTGGCCAGGCAGATGGGCTATGAAGACAGCGACAGCAAGCTGGCGGTCGAACGCTTCATGCAGAAGTACTTCCGGGTAGTGATGTCACTGTCGGAGCTCAACGACCTGCTGATGCAGCATTTCGAGGAGATTCTCCTGCGTGATGCCGAGCATGCCGACATTCAACCGCTCAATAGCCGGTTCCAGATCCGCGATCACTACATCGAGGTTACCCAGCCGCAGGTGTTTCGCCGCACCCCCTCGGCCTTGCTGGAAATTTTCCTGCTGATGGCCCAGAACCCACAGATTCGCGGGGTACGAGCCGACACTATTCGTCTGCTGCGTGACCACCGGCATCTGATCGACGACGCTTTTCGCGCCGACATCCGCAATACCAGCCTGTTCATCGAATTGTTCCGCTGCAAGGAAGGTATTCACCGCAACCTGCGACGGATGAACCGTTACGGCATCCTTGGCCGCTATCTGCCGGAGTTCGGCAAGATCGTCGGCCAGATGCAGCACGACCTGTTCCACATCTATACCGTCGACGCCCACACCCTGAACCTGATCAAGCACCTGCGCAAGCTCGGACGCCCGGACTATCAGGAAAAATACCCACTGGCCTGGAAGATCTTCTGCCGCCTGCCCAAGCCCGACCTATTGTACATGGCCGGGCTGTATCACGATATCGCCAAGGGCCGGGGCGGCGACCACTCCGAACTCGGCGCCGTGGACGCCGAAGCCTTCTGCCAGCGCCACCATCTGCCAGCCTGGGATACCCATCTGGTCAGCTGGCTGGTGGAGAATCATCTGGTGATGTCGACCACCGCCCAGCGCAAGGACATTTCCGACCCCCAGGTGATCCACGACTTCGCCGTGCAGATGGGCAACCAGGTACGCCTGGACTACCTCTACGTGCTGACCATCGCCGACATCAACGCCACCAACCCGACGCTGTGGAATTCCTGGCGCGCCTCACTACTGCGCCAACTCTACACCGAGACCAAGCGCGCGCTGCGCCGTGGCCTGGACAACCCACCGGATCGCGAAGAGCAGATCCATCAGACCCAACAGGCGGCACTCGACATTCTGGTACGCAATGGCATCGACGAAGAGGACGTCCAGGCCCTGTGGACCCAGCTCGGTGATGACTACTTCCTGCGCCACACCGCCAGCGACGTAGCCTGGCATGCCGAGGCGATCATCCAGCACCCGGCCAGTCTCGGGCCCCTGGTGCTGATCAAGGAGACCGCCCAGCGCGAATTCGAGGGGGCTACCCAGGTATTCATCTATACCCCGGACCAGAATGACCTGTTCGCCGCCACGGTCGCCGCGATGGACCAGCTCAACCTGAGCATTCAGGACGCCCGGATCATCACCTCGACCAGCCGCTTCAGCCTCGATACCTATATCGTACTGGACGCCGACGGCGGCTCGATCGGCGACAACCCCGAACGCATTCGCCAGATCAAGCAAGGACTGATCGAAGCACTATCCAACCCCGACGACTACCCCGCGATCATCCAGCGCCGGGTACCACGCCAGCTCAAGCATTTTGCCTTCCCGCCGGAAGTCACCATCTTCAACGACCCGGCTGGCCAGCACACCATTCTCGAGCTCAGCGCTCCAGACCGCCCTGGCCTGCTGGCACGCATGGGACGGATTTTCCTCGACTTCGACATCAGTGTGCAGAACGCCAAGATCGTCACTCTGGGCGAGCGGGTCGATGATGTCTTTGTACTTACCGGCGCCGACAACCAGGCGCTGTCCGACCCGCAACTGTGCCAGCGCCTGCAGCAAACCATCGTCGCCACCCTGAGTGACAGCAACGGCAGCGCCACCCCGCGCCAGATAACCATTTGA
- the dapC gene encoding succinyldiaminopimelate transaminase: MNHDLQRLQPYPFEKLRALIADITPNPALRPISLSIGEPKHPSPPFVLEALANNLDQAAVYPTTAGLPQLRQGIADWLTRRFQLKSDSLNPATQVIPVNGTREALFSFTQALVQRDPQGLVVSPNPFYQIYEGAAFLAGVEPHYLACDASNGFIPDFDQVPVQIWQRCQLLFICTPGNPTGAVIPLATLQRLIQLADQYDFVIASDECYSEIHAPDRSGPVGLLQACAAMGRDDFARCVVFHSLSKRSNLPGLRSGFVAGDASLLGPYLQYRTYHGCAMPVQTQLASLAAWQDEAHVEENRRQYQAKFDAVLDILGDVMDVRRPDAGFYLWPRTPIDDESFCKRLLAEQNVAVVPGRYLSRDVDGYNPGAGRVRMALVAPLDDCIEAAQRIRQFLGSLTP, encoded by the coding sequence ATGAATCACGACTTGCAACGCCTGCAGCCCTACCCGTTCGAGAAACTGCGGGCGTTGATTGCCGATATCACCCCGAATCCGGCACTGCGGCCGATCTCGCTGTCGATTGGCGAACCCAAGCATCCCTCACCACCCTTTGTACTCGAAGCACTGGCCAACAATCTGGACCAGGCCGCGGTGTACCCAACTACCGCCGGACTGCCGCAACTGCGTCAAGGTATCGCCGACTGGCTGACCCGACGCTTTCAACTCAAGTCCGACAGCCTCAACCCTGCAACCCAGGTGATCCCGGTCAACGGCACACGCGAGGCGCTGTTTTCCTTCACCCAGGCTCTGGTTCAGCGCGACCCGCAAGGTCTGGTGGTCAGCCCCAACCCGTTCTATCAGATCTACGAAGGCGCAGCCTTTCTCGCCGGGGTCGAGCCGCACTACCTGGCCTGTGACGCCAGCAACGGCTTCATTCCAGACTTTGATCAGGTGCCGGTACAGATCTGGCAGCGCTGCCAGCTGCTGTTCATTTGCACACCGGGCAACCCGACAGGCGCGGTGATTCCGCTAGCGACTCTACAAAGACTGATTCAGTTAGCTGATCAGTACGACTTCGTGATCGCCTCGGACGAGTGCTACAGCGAGATCCATGCCCCCGACCGGAGTGGCCCGGTAGGTCTATTGCAGGCCTGCGCCGCCATGGGTCGGGACGACTTTGCCCGGTGCGTGGTATTCCACAGTCTGTCCAAACGTTCCAATCTGCCCGGCCTGCGCTCCGGGTTCGTGGCCGGCGACGCCAGCCTGCTCGGCCCCTACCTGCAATACCGCACCTACCACGGCTGTGCCATGCCGGTGCAGACGCAACTGGCCAGCCTGGCCGCCTGGCAGGACGAAGCCCACGTCGAGGAAAACCGCCGCCAGTACCAGGCCAAGTTCGATGCCGTACTGGATATCCTTGGCGACGTCATGGACGTGCGGCGTCCGGACGCCGGTTTCTACCTGTGGCCACGCACCCCGATCGATGACGAAAGCTTCTGCAAGCGCCTGCTGGCCGAACAAAATGTCGCTGTTGTGCCTGGACGTTACCTCTCACGCGATGTTGACGGGTATAATCCTGGCGCCGGCCGGGTGCGCATGGCCCTGGTTGCGCCGCTGGATGATTGCATCGAGGCGGCCCAGCGCATTCGTCAGTTTCTCGGGAGCCTGACCCCATGA
- a CDS encoding ArsC family reductase codes for MITLYGIKACDTMKKARTWLDEHGVNYQFHDYKKVGIDAERLRAWCDEHGWEKILNRQGTTFRKLDDADKQNIDTDKAVALMQAHPSMIKRPVLDTGDQRLVGFKPEWYATAFD; via the coding sequence ATGATCACTCTGTACGGCATCAAGGCCTGCGACACCATGAAAAAAGCCCGCACCTGGCTCGATGAGCACGGCGTGAACTACCAGTTCCATGATTACAAGAAAGTAGGGATCGACGCCGAACGGCTGCGAGCCTGGTGCGATGAGCACGGCTGGGAGAAAATCCTCAACCGTCAGGGCACCACTTTCCGCAAACTGGATGATGCGGACAAACAGAACATCGACACCGACAAGGCCGTAGCCCTGATGCAGGCCCACCCTTCGATGATCAAAAGACCGGTACTGGATACCGGCGACCAGCGGCTGGTCGGCTTCAAACCCGAGTGGTATGCCACCGCCTTCGACTGA
- the dapD gene encoding 2,3,4,5-tetrahydropyridine-2,6-dicarboxylate N-succinyltransferase, protein MSECFSLAFGIGTQNSAGEWLEVYYPQPLLNPESALVKAVSEQVGYTGGNQAISLQPSQCGALGKAMAAAGYAESGALIAQLETSNRPLVVTILASDEAPSSTPEAYLKLHLLSHRLVKPHGVVLAGIFPLLPNVAWTNQGAIDINELPQRQLAARLKGETLNVHSVDKFPCMTDYVVPTGVRIADSARVRLGAYVGEGTTVMHEGFINFNAGTDGTSMVEGRISAGVFVGKGSDLGGGCSTMGTLSGGGNIVISVGEGCLIGANAGIGIPLGDRCTVEAGLYITAGIKIALLDDADNLVKVVKARELANQNDLLFRRNSQTGAIECKTNKSAIQLNEMLHAHN, encoded by the coding sequence ATGAGCGAATGTTTCAGCCTGGCCTTTGGCATCGGTACCCAGAACAGCGCCGGCGAATGGCTTGAAGTCTACTATCCGCAGCCCCTGCTCAACCCCGAATCGGCCCTGGTCAAGGCCGTCTCCGAGCAGGTCGGTTACACTGGCGGCAACCAGGCCATCAGCCTGCAACCCAGCCAATGTGGCGCTTTGGGCAAGGCCATGGCCGCTGCCGGCTACGCAGAAAGCGGCGCCCTGATCGCCCAACTGGAAACCAGCAACCGCCCGCTGGTAGTCACCATCCTGGCCAGCGACGAAGCGCCCAGCTCCACCCCCGAGGCCTACCTCAAACTGCACCTGCTCTCGCACCGGCTGGTCAAGCCGCACGGGGTAGTGCTGGCCGGCATCTTCCCGCTGCTGCCGAACGTAGCCTGGACCAATCAGGGCGCTATCGACATCAACGAACTGCCGCAGCGCCAACTGGCCGCCCGTCTTAAGGGTGAAACCCTGAACGTGCACAGCGTCGACAAGTTCCCGTGCATGACCGACTACGTGGTCCCGACCGGCGTGCGTATCGCCGACAGCGCCCGCGTACGCCTGGGTGCCTACGTCGGCGAAGGCACCACCGTGATGCATGAAGGCTTTATCAACTTCAACGCTGGTACCGACGGCACCAGCATGGTCGAAGGTCGCATCTCCGCCGGGGTTTTCGTCGGCAAGGGCTCGGACCTGGGTGGCGGCTGCTCGACCATGGGCACCCTGTCCGGCGGTGGCAACATCGTCATCTCGGTCGGCGAAGGCTGCCTGATCGGCGCCAACGCCGGTATCGGCATCCCGCTGGGCGACCGCTGCACTGTCGAGGCCGGCCTGTATATCACCGCCGGGATCAAGATCGCCCTGCTGGATGACGCCGACAATCTGGTCAAGGTAGTTAAGGCCCGTGAGCTGGCCAACCAGAACGACCTGCTGTTCCGCCGCAACTCGCAAACCGGCGCCATTGAGTGCAAGACCAACAAGAGCGCCATTCAGCTCAACGAGATGCTCCACGCCCACAACTGA
- the tcdA gene encoding tRNA cyclic N6-threonylcarbamoyladenosine(37) synthase TcdA, with protein sequence MTVDDPRFGGIARLYGREALARLQTSHVAVVGIGGVGSWVVEALGRTGIGRITLIDLDELCLTNTNRQLPALAGQIGRPKVEVMAERLRAINPACEVHPVMDFVTPATLADYITDDLDGVVDCIDSVASKVALIAWCRRRKIPIITTGGAGGQIDPTKVSVADLSKTVNDPLAAKARSLLRRDHNFPRAESKRSFGVPCVYSTEQLRYPKPDGTVCQQKSFVGEGVRLDCAGGFGAVTMVTATFGMVAAAQIVQRLLR encoded by the coding sequence ATGACTGTTGATGATCCCCGCTTTGGTGGCATAGCCCGACTTTATGGCCGTGAAGCCCTGGCGCGCCTGCAGACCAGCCATGTGGCGGTGGTCGGCATTGGCGGGGTGGGCTCGTGGGTGGTCGAGGCGCTGGGGCGCACCGGCATAGGCAGGATCACGCTGATCGATCTGGACGAGTTGTGCCTGACCAACACCAACCGCCAGTTGCCGGCGCTGGCCGGGCAGATTGGTCGACCCAAGGTCGAGGTCATGGCTGAGCGTCTGCGGGCGATCAATCCGGCCTGCGAGGTGCATCCGGTGATGGACTTCGTGACCCCGGCGACACTGGCCGATTACATCACTGATGATCTTGATGGGGTAGTTGACTGCATCGACAGTGTCGCCTCCAAGGTGGCGCTGATCGCCTGGTGCCGGCGGCGCAAGATTCCGATCATCACCACCGGCGGCGCTGGTGGGCAGATTGATCCGACCAAAGTCAGCGTCGCTGACCTGTCAAAAACCGTCAACGATCCGCTGGCGGCCAAGGCGCGCTCGTTGTTGCGTCGTGACCACAACTTCCCGCGGGCCGAGAGCAAGCGCAGTTTTGGCGTGCCCTGCGTGTATTCCACCGAGCAGCTGCGCTATCCGAAACCCGACGGCACGGTGTGCCAGCAGAAATCCTTTGTCGGTGAGGGCGTGCGGCTGGACTGTGCCGGTGGTTTTGGTGCGGTGACCATGGTGACCGCGACGTTTGGGATGGTTGCGGCGGCGCAGATAGTGCAGCGGCTGTTACGTTAA